A portion of the Sus scrofa isolate TJ Tabasco breed Duroc chromosome 5, Sscrofa11.1, whole genome shotgun sequence genome contains these proteins:
- the KCNJ4 gene encoding inward rectifier potassium channel 4, producing the protein MHGHSRNGQAHVPRRKRRNRFVKKNGQCNVYFANLSNKSQRYMADIFTTCVDTRWRYMLMIFSAAFLVSWLFFGLLFWCIAFFHGDLEAGPAGATTGSPAGGGGGGGAAPAAPKPCIMHVNGFLGAFLFSVETQTTIGYGFRCVTEECPLAVIAVVVQSIVGCVIDSFMIGTIMAKMARPKKRAQTLLFSHHAVISVRDGKLCLMWRVGNLRKSHIVEAHVRAQLIKPYMTQEGEYLPLDQRDLNVGYDIGLDRIFLVSPIIIVHEIDEDSPLYGMGKEELESEDFEIVVILEGMVEATAMTTQARSSYLASEILWGHRFEPVVFEEKSHYKVDYSRFHKTYEVAGTPCCSARELQESKITVLPAPPPPPSAFCYENELALMSQEEEEMEEEAAAAAAVAAGLGLEAGSKEEAGIIRMLEFGSHLDLERMQATLPLDNISYRRESAI; encoded by the coding sequence ATGCACGGGCACAGCCGCAACGGGCAGGCCCACGTGCCCCGGCGGAAACGCCGCAACCGCTTCGTCAAGAAGAACGGCCAATGCAACGTCTACTTCGCCAACCTGAGCAACAAGTCGCAGCGCTACATGGCGGACATCTTCACCACCTGCGTGGACACGCGCTGGCGCTACATGCTCATGATCTTTTCCGCGGCCTTCCTCGTCTCCTGGCTCTTTTTCGGCCTCCTGTTCTGGTGCATCGCCTTCTTCCACGGTGACCTGGAGGCCGGCCCGGCAGGGGCCACGACGGGGTCCCcggcgggaggcggcggcggcggcggggcggccCCGGCGGCCCCCAAGCCCTGCATCATGCATGTGAACGGCTTCCTGGGCGCCTTCCTGTTCTCGGTGGAGACGCAGACGACCATCGGCTACGGCTTCCGGTGCGTGACGGAGGAGTGCCCGCTGGCCGTCATCGCCGTCGTGGTCCAGTCCATCGTGGGCTGCGTCATCGACTCCTTCATGATTGGCACCATCATGGCCAAGATGGCCCGGCCCAAGAAGCGGGCGCAGACGCTGCTGTTCAGCCACCACGCGGTCATCTCCGTGCGCGACGGCAAGCTCTGCCTCATGTGGCGCGTGGGCAACCTGCGCAAGAGCCACATCGTGGAGGCCCACGTGCGGGCCCAGCTCATCAAGCCCTACATGACCCAGGAGGGGGAGTACCTGCCGCTGGACCAGCGGGACCTCAACGTGGGCTATGACATCGGCCTGGACCGCATCTTCCTGGTGTCGCCCATCATCATCGTCCACGAGATCGATGAGGACAGCCCCCTGTACGGCATGGGCAAGGAGGAGCTGGAGTCCGAGGACTTTGAGATCGTGGTCATCCTGGAGGGCATGGTGGAGGCCACTGCCATGACCACCCAGGCCCGCAGCTCCTACCTGGCCAGCGAGATCCTGTGGGGCCACCGCTTTGAGCCCGTGGTCTTCGAGGAGAAGAGCCACTACAAGGTGGACTACTCGCGCTTCCACAAGACCTACGAGGTGGCCGGCACGCCCTGCTGCTCCGCCCGGGAGCTGCAGGAGAGCAAGATCACCGTGctgcccgccccgccgcccccgccaaGTGCCTTCTGCTACGAGAACGAGCTGGCCCTCATgagccaggaggaagaggagatggaggaggaggccgCGGCCGCTGCCGCCGTGGCCGCGGGCCTGGGCCTGGAGGCGGGCTCCAAGGAGGAGGCGGGCATCATCCGGATGCTGGAGTTTGGCAGCCACCTGGATCTGGAGCGCATGCAAGCCACCCTCCCGCTGGACAACATCTCCTACCGCAGGGAGTCCGCCATCTGA